The Micromonospora sp. WMMD961 genome has a segment encoding these proteins:
- a CDS encoding NAD(P)/FAD-dependent oxidoreductase gives MTTTEYDVIVIGAGPVGENVADRVVQGGLTAAIVERELVGGECSYWACMPTKALLRSASALRAARHLPGAREAVTGDLDVAAVLGRRNSFASHWQDDGQVSWLESAGIALHRGHGRISSARVVEVTGTDGVTTTLTARHAVVVATGSSALLPDIPGLREAVPWSSREAASASSVPRRLAIIGGGVVAAEMATAFAALGSSVTVLARDGVLPSAEPFAGELVTESLREAGASVRLGAEAVAVKRDDSGTVRVKTAAGEQIEADEVLVAVGRTPNTQDIGLDRVGLAPGAWLAVDDTLRVMGGGEWLYAAGDVNRRVLLTHQGKYQARAVGDVVVARAKGEKVEDGRWGRHVATADERAVPQVVFTDPEIASVGLTAAAAEAAGLRIRVVDYDLGAVAGASLHADGYKGHARMVVDEDRKVVVGFTLAGPDVAELIHAATIAIVGEVPLDRLWHAVPAYPTVSEVWLRLLETYGR, from the coding sequence ATGACCACAACCGAGTACGACGTCATCGTGATTGGTGCCGGTCCGGTCGGGGAGAACGTGGCCGATCGGGTAGTGCAGGGCGGGCTGACCGCCGCGATCGTTGAGCGGGAGTTGGTCGGTGGTGAGTGCTCGTACTGGGCGTGCATGCCGACCAAGGCGTTGCTGCGCAGCGCGTCGGCGTTGCGGGCGGCTCGTCATCTGCCGGGTGCGCGGGAGGCGGTGACGGGCGACCTGGACGTCGCGGCGGTGCTCGGCCGGCGGAATTCATTCGCGTCGCATTGGCAGGACGACGGGCAGGTGTCCTGGCTCGAGTCGGCTGGCATAGCGCTGCACCGCGGCCACGGGCGGATCAGTTCCGCCCGGGTCGTCGAGGTGACCGGCACCGACGGTGTCACCACGACGCTGACCGCGCGCCACGCCGTGGTCGTTGCCACCGGAAGCAGCGCCCTGTTGCCGGATATCCCGGGGCTGCGCGAAGCGGTGCCCTGGTCCAGCCGCGAGGCGGCTTCGGCCAGTTCGGTTCCCCGTCGGCTCGCCATCATCGGTGGTGGTGTGGTGGCGGCCGAGATGGCGACCGCGTTCGCCGCTCTGGGGTCGTCGGTGACGGTGCTGGCCCGCGACGGTGTGCTGCCGTCGGCGGAGCCGTTCGCCGGTGAACTGGTCACCGAGTCGTTGCGCGAGGCCGGTGCGTCGGTACGCCTCGGCGCGGAGGCCGTCGCCGTCAAGCGCGACGACAGCGGAACTGTCCGCGTCAAGACCGCCGCCGGCGAGCAGATTGAGGCCGACGAGGTGCTGGTGGCGGTCGGTCGCACACCGAACACCCAGGACATCGGCCTCGACCGGGTCGGGCTTGCGCCGGGTGCCTGGCTGGCGGTCGACGACACCCTGCGCGTCATGGGTGGCGGGGAGTGGTTGTACGCCGCCGGCGATGTGAACCGGCGGGTGCTGCTGACCCATCAGGGCAAATACCAGGCGCGGGCGGTGGGCGACGTGGTCGTGGCCCGGGCGAAGGGCGAAAAGGTCGAGGACGGCAGGTGGGGCCGGCACGTGGCGACGGCCGACGAACGTGCGGTGCCGCAGGTGGTCTTCACCGACCCGGAGATCGCCTCGGTGGGCCTGACCGCGGCTGCGGCCGAGGCAGCTGGGCTACGGATCCGGGTCGTGGACTACGACCTCGGGGCCGTCGCCGGAGCTTCCCTGCACGCCGACGGCTACAAGGGACACGCCCGCATGGTCGTCGACGAGGACCGAAAGGTGGTCGTCGGCTTCACCCTCGCAGGCCCGGACGTCGCGGAACTGATCCACGCCGCGACCATCGCCATCGTCGGCGAGGTCCCGCTGGACCGGCTGTGGCACGCGGTTCCGGCCTACCCGACCGTCAGCGAGGTGTGGCTGCGGCTGTTGGAGACCTACGGCCGCTGA